A portion of the Geoalkalibacter ferrihydriticus DSM 17813 genome contains these proteins:
- a CDS encoding DUF1302 domain-containing protein — MNQRQIPEKQKCFRRLFKLLTAGALALFLMASGPAHSFEFGQGDWTGSLDTTLSYGLMWRVQDRDQRLIGTANGGTARSVNYDDGNLNYRKGLVSNVVKATSELALNYRRDMGIFLRGTGFYDFENMEGSREKTPLSSEAKDLVGKDLRLLDAFVWGSFDVGDMPAQIRVGEQVVNWGESTFIQNGINVINPINVNAIRLPGSEVREALVPEGMVWGSISPTMNTTFEGFYLYDWRETEIDPPGSYWSTADFVGDGGHRVMLGFGDVPDTADPSSGQVVTRGPTRKASDSGQFGLAMRIYAPALNDTEFGFYYINYHSRLPVLNATTGTAAAAAGVDPEGRTYAETAQYFTSYPENIKLYGASFNTLLPTSGIALQGEISYRRGVPLQIDDIELLFAALGAIDNLSPGNTPVAPLAEFGQLGLIPFETEIPGYIRRDVIQVQSTATQLFGPTFGANQFVLIGEVGMTYVRNMPKKSELRLEAPGTPISGNEALKGFHFDEVEPAGRFADSTSWGYRMVGRLDYNNAIGAVTLSPRIAWQHDVQGTTPGPGGNFVEGRKAITFGIGADYQLRWGADLSYTNFFGAGRYNLINDRDIIAANIKYSF; from the coding sequence ATGAATCAACGACAAATTCCTGAAAAACAAAAATGCTTCCGAAGGTTATTCAAACTGCTGACCGCAGGGGCTTTGGCTCTCTTTCTGATGGCGTCTGGGCCTGCGCATTCCTTTGAATTCGGCCAGGGAGACTGGACCGGCAGCCTGGATACAACCCTGTCCTATGGCCTGATGTGGCGCGTTCAGGACCGTGACCAGCGTTTGATCGGCACGGCCAATGGCGGAACGGCCCGATCGGTCAATTATGACGACGGCAATCTCAACTACAGAAAGGGACTGGTCAGCAATGTCGTCAAGGCGACTTCGGAACTGGCGCTCAATTATCGTCGCGATATGGGCATTTTCCTGCGCGGTACCGGCTTCTATGATTTTGAAAACATGGAGGGAAGCAGGGAAAAAACCCCTCTGAGCAGCGAAGCCAAAGATCTGGTGGGTAAGGATCTTCGCCTGCTCGATGCTTTTGTGTGGGGCTCTTTTGATGTGGGAGACATGCCCGCACAGATTCGTGTCGGCGAGCAGGTGGTGAATTGGGGGGAAAGCACCTTCATTCAGAACGGCATCAATGTCATCAACCCGATCAACGTCAACGCTATCCGACTTCCGGGGTCAGAGGTCAGGGAAGCCCTGGTTCCCGAAGGTATGGTGTGGGGATCCATCAGCCCGACGATGAACACCACCTTTGAAGGTTTCTACCTCTACGACTGGAGGGAGACGGAAATCGATCCGCCGGGCTCCTACTGGAGTACCGCCGACTTCGTGGGTGATGGAGGTCATCGGGTCATGCTCGGCTTCGGGGATGTCCCGGATACCGCCGACCCATCCAGCGGCCAGGTCGTGACCCGGGGTCCAACGCGTAAAGCCTCTGATTCCGGGCAATTCGGCCTGGCCATGCGGATTTATGCTCCTGCTCTGAATGACACGGAATTTGGTTTTTATTACATCAACTATCATAGCCGCCTTCCGGTCCTCAATGCGACAACCGGTACCGCCGCTGCTGCCGCCGGAGTCGATCCCGAGGGGCGCACCTATGCAGAAACGGCGCAGTATTTCACCAGCTACCCGGAAAACATCAAGCTCTATGGCGCAAGCTTCAATACTCTGCTTCCCACATCAGGCATTGCCCTACAGGGTGAAATCTCCTATCGCAGAGGCGTGCCTTTGCAGATCGATGATATCGAGTTGCTTTTTGCCGCATTGGGTGCCATCGACAACCTGAGCCCCGGCAACACACCTGTTGCGCCGTTGGCCGAGTTTGGTCAGTTGGGGCTGATTCCTTTTGAAACTGAAATCCCCGGTTACATCCGTCGCGATGTGATTCAGGTTCAATCCACAGCCACTCAACTGTTTGGGCCGACGTTCGGTGCCAATCAATTTGTCCTGATTGGCGAAGTCGGTATGACCTATGTGCGCAATATGCCTAAAAAATCTGAACTGCGCCTGGAAGCGCCCGGCACACCGATCAGCGGCAATGAGGCGCTGAAGGGCTTTCACTTTGATGAGGTCGAACCCGCCGGCCGTTTTGCCGACTCTACGTCTTGGGGATATCGCATGGTGGGACGTCTCGATTACAACAACGCCATCGGCGCCGTCACCCTCTCGCCGCGCATTGCCTGGCAGCACGACGTGCAGGGCACCACGCCCGGCCCAGGCGGCAACTTTGTTGAGGGCCGCAAGGCCATCACCTTCGGCATCGGTGCGGATTACCAGCTGCGCTGGGGTGCCGATTTGAGCTACACCAATTTCTTCGGTGCCGGACGCTACAATCTGATCAATGATCGTGACATCATCGCCGCCAACATCAAGTATTCATTCTAG